The following are encoded in a window of Periplaneta americana isolate PAMFEO1 chromosome 13, P.americana_PAMFEO1_priV1, whole genome shotgun sequence genomic DNA:
- the LOC138712153 gene encoding uncharacterized protein → MAVTFIVLPTGDTRSFNQRNSSRGIGGATLPFLIYVPDDHTELPDTQELSEPPSESEESSPEETQSSGKQGVTTVEIVRSLEVNVNDTNFRVAPSDSGDLLFSDTDSQKKTDDTPRHAIERNRKKNNRVKYRRIKASAILPLTSDENDDEDGAIEKEIDESDKKVKADGLDFNSRILLSNILIRKSKEDLEDSKYNVFSDPKVSGNKYHATYVNQNGTLAVNKSRLNVKFPPKMFPFKNPTASQIKQNKTVLPSKQISQTQKELYRSRFGKQTKNILKTIQIQNVENSDIENPVEQTTKDPPETKEKQHAITHWDFGRKTKDGVKHKKTTTMPSTTSTISTSTNVAATHFPNIIHPTRNTDQPVEVTTPKYVTNNVIKQHIRPQNALPYQSVVQTVFPNQIPPSAFPKQQTIFQSSFPAQQGVIQNVYPSQQNVQSYNSANSVQGLNVAPVVTKVGTQTYQVIHTNGNVFRQNLGPQLFPSPDFDNSIRGGAVNDASAGVLTADPSQRVSVSSNGQKQQKQESEQQRPVADVRNWQPVYFVPHITLPHHQQQFPVLAFHTVDNRGATQTIPVIVQPNTRATNLVNPSLYSTNIVPPRHTIPAQNGLIYEGLLLTYPQDVQGEPSDIVPILIT, encoded by the coding sequence ATGGCAGTAACATTCATAGTGCTACCAACTGGGGATACTAGAAGTTTCAACCAAAGAAATTCTTCCCGTGGAATTGGAGGAGCCACACTTCCCTTCCTCATCTACGTACCAGACGACCACACAGAGTTGCCTGATACACAAGAACTCTCGGAGCCACCAAGCGAATCAGAAGAGTCTTCACCTGAAGAGACACAGTCGTCCGGTAAACAGGGTGTGACGACGGTCGAGATCGTCAGATCACTGGAAGTGAACGTCAACGACACAAACTTCAGGGTTGCCCCTTCTGACTCCGGGGACCTGCTGTTCTCAGACACAGACAGTCAGAAGAAGACGGACGACACCCCGAGACACGCCATCGAGAGAAATCGCAAGAAAAATAACAGGGTGAAGTACAGGCGAATAAAAGCTAGCGCCATTCTTCCGTTGACGTCTGACGAAAATGATGACGAGGATGGAGCGATAGAAAAAGAAATCGATGAGAGCGACAAGAAAGTGAAGGCGGATGGTTTAGATTTTAATAGTAGAATattattaagtaacatattaataaGAAAGTCGAAAGAAGACCTAGAAGATAGTAAATACAATGTCTTTAGCGACCCAAAAGTGTCAGGCAACAAATATCATGCAACTTACGTCAATCAGAATGGCACATTAGCAGTCAACAAGTCTaggttaaatgtaaaatttcctCCAAAAATGTTCCCATTTAAAAACCCGACTGCAtcacaaattaaacaaaataaaacagttCTTCCTAGTAAACAAATTTCACAAACACAAAAAGAACTGTATCGTAGTAGATTTGGAAAGCAAACAAAGAATATACTCAAGACTATACAAATACAAAACGTTGAGAACAGCGACATTGAGAATCCTGTGGAACAAACGACTAAGGATCcccctgaaacaaaagaaaaacagcaTGCAATTACGCATTGGGACTTTGGACGAAAGACTAAAGATGGAGTCAAGCATAAGAAAACTACAACAATGCCTTCAACGACGTCCACAATCAGTACAAGTACAAATGTCGCGGCTACACATTTCCCGAATATAATACATCCTACAAGAAACACGGATCAGCCAGTAGAAGTAACAACAcctaaatatgttacaaataatgTAATTAAGCAACATATCAGACCACAAAACGCGCTACCCTATCAAAGTGTTGTACAAACAGTTTTTCCAAATCAAATCCCTCCAAGTGCCTTCCCGAAACAACAGACAATTTTTCAGAGTAGTTTCCCAGCTCAGCAAGGTGTTATCCAAAATGTTTATCCCTCTCAACAAAATGTACAAAGTTATAATAGTGCGAACAGTGTTCAAGGACTGAATGTAGCGCCAGTAGTGACGAAAGTTGGTACTCAGACTTATCAAGTCATCCACACCAATGGAAACGTGTTCAGGCAGAACCTCGGACCACAGTTGTTTCCTAGTCCAGATTTCGACAACAGTATCAGGGGCGGGGCTGTGAATGATGCGAGTGCCGGGGTCCTGACTGCGGATCCTTCCCAGCGCGTCAGCGTCAGCAGTAACGGGCAGAAGCAGCAGAAGCAGGAATCAGAGCAGCAACGCCCCGTGGCCGATGTGCGGAACTGGCAGCCTGTGTACTTCGTTCCGCACATCACCCTTCCCCATCATCAGCAGCAGTTCCCTGTGTTGGCCTTCCACACCGTGGACAACCGGGGAGCGACGCAGACTATACCAGTCATCGTACAGCCCAACACGCGAGCCACCAATCTCGTGAACCCCAGTTTGTATTCCACCAACATCGTCCCTCCTCGCCACACAATTCCGGCGCAGAATGGATTAATATATGAAG